A stretch of the Cumulibacter soli genome encodes the following:
- a CDS encoding type VII secretion protein EccB: MTRATDDWESARYAQRRLRRSISTHGEIRGLGIAMVLATLLIACSYLARATSGKDSPVALEDHSRVLTEDGQIFVIDDQIAHPSANLTSARLLSDRLVRAGTQDVDALPIGVPLGIPGALTTLPDPGALLPGRWQLCSGRDGTQTLIWDAASYLAPPTGDGILFTDGSREWIVTDGVRTPLPQSPDDSGIAAAGLGPPPPPAPIASNVLALIPTADRPLTVTRWITSPAVVCAQSDPAARYAQPSASALASGSASLAPHNGDTRIVMQPGAGVLALREGGGYWLLISSGELAPIADDAALKRLGYESTDAVEVPHALWDALIAGPELSIEAASAPLTNEHAGA; this comes from the coding sequence ATGACGCGCGCGACCGATGACTGGGAGAGCGCGCGGTATGCCCAACGGCGGCTGCGTCGTTCGATCTCGACGCACGGCGAAATCCGCGGGCTAGGTATCGCGATGGTGCTCGCCACGCTGCTCATCGCCTGTTCTTATCTCGCCCGCGCTACGTCTGGAAAGGACTCTCCCGTCGCTCTCGAGGATCACTCACGCGTGCTCACCGAGGACGGACAGATCTTCGTTATCGACGATCAGATCGCCCACCCGAGCGCGAATCTGACCTCGGCGCGACTGCTGAGCGATCGCCTGGTGCGGGCGGGCACCCAAGACGTCGACGCGCTGCCGATCGGCGTACCGCTAGGGATCCCCGGCGCGCTGACAACACTGCCTGATCCGGGCGCGCTGTTGCCGGGTCGATGGCAGTTGTGCAGCGGCCGCGACGGAACTCAGACCTTGATCTGGGATGCGGCGTCGTACCTCGCTCCGCCGACCGGCGACGGCATCCTGTTCACCGACGGATCACGGGAGTGGATCGTTACCGATGGCGTGCGGACGCCGCTGCCACAGTCGCCAGACGACTCGGGGATTGCCGCAGCGGGTCTCGGTCCGCCGCCACCACCAGCGCCGATTGCCTCGAACGTCCTGGCGCTCATCCCAACGGCGGATCGCCCGCTGACCGTCACCCGGTGGATCACATCGCCGGCGGTCGTGTGCGCGCAATCCGATCCGGCGGCGCGGTACGCCCAACCATCAGCATCCGCGCTGGCGTCCGGTTCTGCGTCACTCGCGCCTCATAACGGCGACACGCGAATCGTCATGCAGCCGGGCGCCGGTGTGCTGGCTCTTCGAGAAGGTGGCGGCTATTGGTTGCTGATCTCGAGCGGGGAACTCGCGCCGATCGCCGACGACGCCGCGCTGAAACGTCTGGGCTACGAATCGACGGACGCCGTCGAGGTACCGCACGCACTGTGGGATGCACTCATCGCCGGCCCCGAACTCAGTATCGAGGCGGCGAGCGCCCCGCTGACCAATGAGCACGCCGGCGCCTGA
- the msrB gene encoding peptide-methionine (R)-S-oxide reductase MsrB, translating into MSRDYAKTAEALEGLTADQFRVTQSDGTEPAFRNEYWDHHEHGIYVDVVSGQPLFSSTDKYDSGTGWPSFTKPIDAESVHTRPDGSLAMVRTEVRSTGADSHLGHLFNDGPTAAGGQRYCMNSAALRFIPAGDLESEGYGEYRHLFEDGENNNKETTS; encoded by the coding sequence GTGTCACGCGACTACGCCAAGACCGCCGAGGCGCTTGAGGGCCTCACCGCAGACCAATTCCGAGTTACTCAGTCCGATGGCACTGAGCCGGCATTCCGAAACGAGTACTGGGATCATCACGAGCACGGAATCTACGTCGACGTGGTATCTGGGCAGCCGTTGTTCTCGTCGACTGACAAATACGACAGCGGGACTGGTTGGCCAAGCTTCACCAAGCCGATCGACGCCGAGTCGGTGCACACGAGGCCCGACGGGTCGCTGGCAATGGTGCGCACCGAGGTCCGTTCGACCGGCGCGGACAGTCACCTCGGCCACCTATTCAACGACGGTCCGACCGCGGCGGGCGGGCAGCGGTATTGCATGAACTCTGCGGCGCTGCGTTTCATCCCAGCGGGCGACCTCGAGAGCGAGGGGTACGGCGAATACCGCCACCTTTTCGAGGACGGGGAGAACAACAACAAGGAGACCACATCATGA
- the msrA gene encoding peptide-methionine (S)-S-oxide reductase MsrA — protein MTNGFTDTGQITREPGLDTAVLAGGCFWGMEDLIRRQPGVLATRVGYTGGDNDHATYRNHPGHAEAVEILFDPGQTTYRDILAFFFQIHDPSTLNRQGNDIGSSYRSAIFPLDAEQEKVAVETIADVDASGLWPGDAVTTIEPAGAFWQAEPEHQNYLQTFPNGYTCHFPRPDWVLPRRTTA, from the coding sequence ATGACCAACGGCTTCACCGACACCGGCCAGATCACCCGCGAGCCCGGCCTAGATACTGCCGTACTCGCGGGCGGATGCTTCTGGGGAATGGAGGACCTTATCCGTCGCCAGCCGGGTGTGCTGGCCACCCGTGTGGGCTACACCGGAGGCGACAACGACCACGCAACGTACCGCAATCACCCAGGACACGCCGAGGCGGTAGAGATTCTTTTCGATCCCGGGCAGACTACCTACCGAGACATCCTCGCGTTCTTTTTCCAGATTCACGACCCGTCGACGCTGAACCGACAGGGTAATGACATCGGATCAAGTTACCGCTCGGCGATCTTCCCGCTTGACGCCGAGCAGGAGAAGGTAGCCGTCGAGACGATCGCGGATGTCGACGCATCCGGCTTGTGGCCAGGAGATGCGGTGACGACGATCGAGCCGGCGGGCGCGTTCTGGCAGGCTGAGCCGGAGCACCAGAACTACCTGCAGACATTCCCGAATGGATATACCTGCCACTTCCCGCGACCGGATTGGGTACTGCCAAGGCGCACGACTGCTTAG
- a CDS encoding GNAT family N-acetyltransferase: MPHHVSITGTSIQTTRLTVRPWRESDARGAFEIYGSTQVSRWLTPAMEHIHDIASMRAIIARWNTTPPNAPGRAVGRWAIEERTTGQIIGSGQILPLPPVGEDLEIGYQLAPDAWGMGFAAEAGHALAHYAFANGEDELFAVVRPRNFRAEHAARRIGMDWVGETDKYYGLRLQVFRLRKSDIDIPTPDTPHT, encoded by the coding sequence ATGCCCCATCACGTCTCTATTACCGGCACGTCGATCCAGACAACCCGCCTCACCGTGCGGCCATGGCGCGAGTCCGACGCGCGCGGGGCCTTCGAGATATACGGCAGCACCCAGGTCTCCCGATGGCTAACCCCCGCAATGGAACACATTCACGACATTGCATCAATGCGCGCGATTATCGCGCGGTGGAACACCACGCCACCGAACGCGCCCGGGCGCGCAGTCGGACGTTGGGCGATCGAGGAGAGAACCACTGGCCAAATCATCGGATCAGGACAGATCTTGCCGCTCCCGCCGGTGGGCGAAGACTTAGAGATCGGCTACCAACTAGCACCGGACGCATGGGGCATGGGCTTCGCGGCTGAGGCTGGGCACGCGTTGGCGCATTACGCGTTCGCGAACGGCGAGGACGAGTTGTTCGCTGTTGTTCGCCCCCGCAACTTCCGCGCGGAGCACGCCGCGCGCCGCATCGGGATGGACTGGGTCGGGGAAACCGATAAGTACTACGGTTTGCGGCTACAGGTATTTCGGCTACGAAAGAGCGATATCGACATTCCCACTCCCGACACTCCTCACACTTGA
- a CDS encoding TetR/AcrR family transcriptional regulator has product MTTDDTTHDKRLTTRGARTRGRIVAVAADLMYIQGVEATTLDNVLVASGASKSQLYRHFSDKATLVRAVIDHVGDRIITRERETIGDVTTLGGLRNWADGLVKLNGLRHGAYGCALGSLAAEIADRDELAHATLLRLFTQWQTLIHEALVALQEAGELLPNVAVDQLATGLMAALQGGYLLAQTERDVEPMAISLDLALSHIEKLAAR; this is encoded by the coding sequence ATGACGACGGACGACACGACTCACGACAAACGACTGACTACCCGAGGCGCGCGCACCCGCGGCCGGATCGTCGCGGTGGCAGCAGATCTTATGTACATCCAGGGCGTCGAGGCAACCACACTCGATAACGTGCTGGTCGCGAGCGGAGCAAGCAAGTCTCAGTTGTACCGGCATTTCAGCGACAAAGCGACGCTTGTGCGCGCCGTCATCGATCACGTCGGGGACCGGATCATCACTCGCGAACGAGAAACGATCGGCGACGTGACGACACTCGGCGGCCTGCGCAACTGGGCGGACGGGCTCGTGAAACTCAACGGCCTGCGGCACGGTGCCTATGGGTGCGCGCTCGGATCGCTGGCCGCCGAGATAGCAGACCGGGATGAACTCGCGCACGCGACCCTCTTACGCCTGTTCACGCAGTGGCAAACCCTGATCCACGAGGCGCTGGTGGCCTTGCAAGAAGCCGGCGAACTGCTTCCGAACGTCGCGGTCGACCAACTCGCCACGGGCCTAATGGCAGCCCTGCAGGGCGGCTATCTGCTCGCTCAGACCGAACGAGACGTCGAGCCCATGGCGATCTCACTGGACCTGGCACTCAGCCATATCGAGAAACTCGCCGCCAGGTAA
- a CDS encoding GNAT family N-acetyltransferase, producing MSKDLSTVEHARLRDNTDSSRFELHHAGLRLGVLHYTRLKPNRYALQHTEVYPEYQGRGVGGTMIRRVLDEIQRRNGTITPICPFVVDFLERTPDYNDIRDARHPGYRDRAAAEAARSRAD from the coding sequence ATGAGTAAGGATCTAAGTACGGTGGAGCACGCGCGATTGCGGGACAACACCGACTCAAGCCGCTTCGAGTTACATCACGCCGGCCTACGCCTCGGCGTCTTGCATTACACGCGGCTCAAACCCAACCGCTACGCACTGCAGCACACCGAGGTGTACCCCGAATACCAAGGCAGAGGGGTCGGCGGCACGATGATTCGGAGGGTTTTGGACGAAATCCAGCGCCGCAACGGCACTATCACTCCGATCTGTCCGTTCGTCGTAGACTTCCTCGAACGCACTCCGGACTATAACGATATTCGCGACGCTCGCCACCCTGGTTATCGCGACCGCGCGGCCGCTGAGGCAGCGCGATCCAGGGCCGATTAA
- a CDS encoding sigma-70 family RNA polymerase sigma factor, which translates to MASTKEGDVNDAAIDRENHRWVEDLTTPGARKEVASRDLFAVLLRVARSEARRRAPVLRLSGPELDDLACQAAADALVAITERLDRFRGDARFTTWACKFVIFNVASKMNRHYWWRHESPYEQEDWSRTPARFDAGPEDEVQAREFAEAVAAAVDQSLSDRQRRVFVANVLNGMPIDALADELGSTHNALYKVLFDARKKLRAALVASGHLTESTIA; encoded by the coding sequence ATGGCCTCGACGAAAGAGGGTGACGTGAACGACGCCGCGATCGATCGCGAAAACCACCGCTGGGTCGAGGACTTGACAACGCCGGGAGCCCGCAAAGAAGTCGCGAGCAGGGACTTGTTCGCCGTGCTGCTGCGAGTCGCGAGGTCCGAGGCGCGTCGCCGCGCGCCGGTACTGCGATTGAGTGGGCCTGAACTCGATGACCTCGCTTGCCAGGCCGCAGCCGACGCGTTAGTGGCGATCACCGAACGCCTGGACCGCTTTCGCGGAGATGCTCGATTCACCACATGGGCATGCAAGTTCGTCATCTTTAACGTCGCCTCGAAGATGAATCGACACTATTGGTGGCGCCATGAGTCCCCGTACGAGCAGGAGGATTGGTCGCGAACTCCCGCTCGGTTCGACGCGGGTCCGGAGGATGAGGTGCAGGCTCGCGAGTTCGCGGAAGCGGTCGCCGCGGCGGTTGATCAGAGCCTGTCGGACCGGCAACGGCGCGTGTTCGTCGCGAATGTGCTCAACGGTATGCCTATCGACGCCCTTGCCGACGAACTCGGCTCGACGCATAACGCGTTATACAAGGTGCTTTTCGATGCGCGTAAGAAGTTGCGGGCCGCTCTGGTCGCCAGCGGACACCTGACTGAGTCGACGATCGCGTGA
- the egtD gene encoding L-histidine N(alpha)-methyltransferase, which translates to MIATRIDIELTERQLTESLVADAARGLFAANKVLPPKYFYDRRGSELFEQITELPEYYPTRVERSILDRCARHITATVPQCTSLIELGSGSSSKTPLLLDAMYAQNLDVDYVPIDVSRDALIGAIDVLRELYPRLPIHALLRDFETPLSKLPRYGQRLVALLGGMIGNFDYVQRTRFLRNLTDVLEPREALLLGVDFVKSPDRLIAAYDDAGGVTAEFNRNMLNVLNRLLSAEFDNDQFAHVAQWNAAESRIEMSLQARRSMRVPLRALEAAVTLRCGEAIRTEISTKFRRAEIEREFADAGLRTAGWWSGGENASGAGDDYGLVLGVRCS; encoded by the coding sequence ATGATCGCAACCAGGATCGACATCGAACTCACCGAGCGGCAGCTCACCGAGTCGCTGGTGGCAGATGCCGCCCGTGGCCTGTTCGCTGCAAACAAGGTGCTGCCGCCAAAGTACTTCTACGATCGACGTGGAAGCGAGCTGTTCGAGCAGATCACCGAGCTGCCGGAGTACTACCCAACGCGGGTGGAACGGTCAATTCTGGACCGCTGCGCGCGCCACATAACGGCGACAGTGCCGCAGTGCACCTCGCTGATCGAACTCGGGTCGGGCTCATCCTCCAAGACGCCGCTTTTGCTTGACGCGATGTATGCGCAGAATCTCGACGTCGATTACGTGCCCATCGACGTGAGTCGTGATGCGCTGATCGGCGCTATCGATGTCCTGCGCGAGTTGTACCCGCGTCTGCCGATCCATGCCCTGCTACGCGACTTTGAAACTCCACTGAGCAAACTTCCGCGATATGGGCAGCGACTGGTCGCCTTACTCGGCGGGATGATCGGCAACTTCGATTACGTCCAGCGTACCCGGTTCCTGCGCAACCTCACTGATGTTCTTGAGCCCAGAGAGGCGCTGTTGCTCGGCGTCGACTTTGTGAAGTCGCCTGACCGGTTGATCGCGGCATACGACGACGCAGGCGGGGTGACCGCCGAGTTCAACCGCAATATGCTGAACGTACTGAATCGGCTGCTCAGCGCGGAGTTCGACAACGACCAGTTTGCGCATGTCGCGCAGTGGAACGCCGCGGAATCCAGGATCGAGATGAGCTTGCAGGCGCGGCGTTCCATGAGAGTTCCGTTGCGCGCGCTGGAAGCTGCCGTGACTCTGCGGTGCGGCGAGGCGATTCGTACCGAGATCTCGACGAAGTTTCGGCGCGCCGAGATCGAACGCGAATTCGCTGACGCGGGCTTGCGGACAGCCGGTTGGTGGAGTGGGGGCGAGAACGCGAGCGGTGCAGGTGACGACTACGGGCTAGTGCTCGGCGTACGGTGCTCCTGA
- the egtB gene encoding ergothioneine biosynthesis protein EgtB: MTDRVYLLERYDDVRRYTEQLAAPLSAEDQTVQSMPDVSPTKWHRAHVTWFFETFVLASNEAGFTPFQDTYWFLFNSYYEAVGPRYARAMRGVISRPGAHDVGGYRHNVDARMRELLTRVDEDTLTKIAGTIELGFHHEQQHQELLLMDIKHALSLNPLQPTYAGGLIGGDADRLGWKEYNGGLVEVGHESASDGPFCFDNELPRHQAWLPPYRLADRLITNGEWLEFMADGGYARSELWLSDGWSRIAADGWDSPLYWALQDGVWMEHTLAGTHPIDENLPVCHISHYEADAYARWASKRLPTEAEWEHAARFEKVVAANLADDQTWHARAAGAANGSLRQLFGDCWEWTSSAYLPYPGFQPATGAIGEYNGKFMSNQMVLRGGCAFTPTGHARSSYRNFYPPSARWPLTGVRLADDG; encoded by the coding sequence GTGACTGACCGCGTGTACCTACTGGAGCGCTATGACGACGTCCGCAGATATACCGAACAACTGGCGGCTCCACTGTCCGCTGAGGACCAAACGGTGCAGTCGATGCCCGACGTATCACCGACGAAGTGGCATCGCGCGCACGTAACCTGGTTCTTCGAGACCTTCGTGCTCGCCTCAAACGAGGCCGGTTTCACGCCGTTTCAGGATACGTATTGGTTCTTGTTCAACAGCTATTACGAAGCAGTCGGTCCGCGCTATGCTCGCGCTATGCGTGGCGTGATCAGCCGGCCGGGTGCGCACGACGTCGGTGGGTATCGACACAACGTCGATGCCCGGATGCGCGAGTTGCTGACGAGGGTCGATGAGGACACGTTGACCAAGATCGCCGGCACGATCGAGCTCGGATTCCACCATGAGCAACAGCATCAAGAGCTACTGTTGATGGATATCAAACACGCGTTGTCACTGAATCCACTGCAGCCGACGTACGCCGGAGGGTTGATCGGCGGCGATGCCGACCGACTGGGCTGGAAGGAATACAACGGCGGGTTGGTGGAGGTTGGTCACGAATCCGCCTCCGATGGCCCGTTCTGCTTCGACAACGAACTCCCTCGCCACCAAGCGTGGCTACCTCCATACCGCCTCGCCGATCGGCTCATCACCAATGGTGAATGGCTTGAGTTCATGGCAGACGGCGGATATGCGCGGTCCGAGCTGTGGCTCTCGGACGGGTGGTCTCGAATTGCCGCAGATGGGTGGGATTCCCCGCTTTACTGGGCCCTCCAGGACGGGGTGTGGATGGAGCACACTCTCGCCGGCACTCATCCGATCGATGAAAACCTGCCGGTGTGCCACATCAGTCATTACGAGGCCGACGCATACGCTCGGTGGGCCAGCAAGCGGCTGCCCACTGAAGCAGAATGGGAACATGCAGCGCGCTTCGAGAAAGTTGTCGCGGCCAACCTCGCCGACGACCAGACGTGGCACGCCCGAGCAGCGGGAGCGGCGAATGGCAGTTTGCGACAGTTGTTCGGGGACTGCTGGGAGTGGACGTCCTCGGCGTACCTGCCGTACCCGGGCTTTCAGCCAGCGACGGGCGCGATCGGCGAGTACAACGGCAAGTTCATGTCGAACCAAATGGTGCTCCGCGGCGGCTGTGCGTTCACGCCGACCGGGCATGCGCGCTCCTCGTACCGCAACTTCTACCCACCGAGTGCCCGTTGGCCGCTCACCGGCGTGCGTCTCGCCGACGACGGATAG